A genomic stretch from Brassica napus cultivar Da-Ae unplaced genomic scaffold, Da-Ae ScsIHWf_1118;HRSCAF=1591, whole genome shotgun sequence includes:
- the LOC125596044 gene encoding uncharacterized protein LOC125596044, translated as MGDPLPLRLALPELRYPIGSEPEKTISINQHSIVAYIKTVKEILGNDEFNRIRGTFLGPVIKLGERSLKLSAKIVHAVLTKSIKTVKRHEAWFHFGAQPMRFSIREFHMVTGLKCSGEAREPREGTEKFKWDFLKGRTHTVKDVEKQLRNTREDASDERFCLAMLLLIESILLQKSLLDGGTTFTLDYVKIAQDMDVLMTYPWGRTAYNLLLKSLQRAVDKSLDKNNYDLQGFPMAFLIWILESVPLLQYAFSQVVPILSVQPSTPIFLCEKYLQIASPQLIDVLLIEIKDHLKVTCILPPISNDPEDDVCMGDEANKDLDDMADLSKRGYKFKIRDWRNMSVDLYGANEEIRRASLLFGNGGMSQASTSYQEESLESKINRISEMVGDNLRIMNDRLCLIEKDRKQIKERVTNLEKLQRVTSYETPNNEACLPNFCCTCTD; from the exons atgggAGATCCATTACCATTAAGACTAGCACTGCCTGAGCTGAGGTATCCGATTGGATCAGAGCCAGAGAAGACGATATCGATAAACCAACACTCGATAGTTGCTTATATCAAAACTGTTAAGGAAATTCTAGGAAATGATGAGTTCAACAGAATAAGAGGGACGTTTTTGGGACCGGTGATCAAGCTTGGAGAGAGGTCTTTGAAATTATCAGCTAAGATAGTGCACGCAGTTCTCACCAAAAGCATCAAGACAGTGAAGAGACACGAAGCATGGTTCCATTTTGGTGCTCAGCCAATGAGGTTCTCTATAAGAGAATTCCACATGGTGACTGGTTTGAAATGTAGTGGTGAAGCAAGAGAACCACGAGAGGGAACCGAGAAATTTAAGTGGGACTTCCTAAAAGGGCGTACTCATACAGTAAAGGACGTGGAGAAGCAGCtcagaaacacaagagaagatgcTTCTGATGAGAGATTCTGCCTTGCAATGCTCCTCCTGATTGAGAGCATACTACTACAGAAGAGCCTTCTCGACGGTGGCACAACTTTTACTTTGGATTATGTGAAAATAGCGCAGGATATGGATGTCTTGATGACATACCCATGGGGGAGAACAGCTTATAATTTGCTGTTAAAATCACTTCAGAGAGCTGTCGACAAAAGCCTCgacaaaaacaattatgattTGCAAGGGTTCCCTATGGCATTTCTTATATGGATACTTGAGTCAGTACCTTTGCTACAGTATGCATTCAGTCAAGTTGTTCCTATTCTGAGCGTTCAACCGTCTACCCCAATATTTTTGTGTGAGAAGTACCTTCAAATAGCTTCTCCACAGCTGATAGATGTTCTCCTAATTGAAATCAAAGATCAT CTTAAGGTCACATGCATCCTACCTCCTATTTCTAATGATCCAGAAGATGATGTTTGCATGGGAGACGAAGCTAATAAAGATCTGGATGACATGGCCGATTTATCCAAGAGAggttataagtttaaaattagaGATTGGCGAAACATGTCAGTAGACCTATACGGTGCTAATGAAGAAATAAGAAGAGCATCTTTACTGTTTGGGAATGGAGGGATGAGTCAAGCTTCTACTTCGTATCAGGAGGAGTCTTTGGAATCAAAGATCAACAGAATCAGCGAGATGGTGGGAGATAATTTAAGGATCATGAACGATCGTTTGTGTTTGATTGAAAAAGACAGGAAACAGATTAAAGAACGTGTGACAAACCTAGAGAAACTACAAAGAGTTACTTCAtatgaaactccaaacaatgag GCTTGCCTTCCTAATTTTTGTTGTACTTGCACAGACTGA
- the LOC111199889 gene encoding uncharacterized protein LOC111199889 — protein sequence MNEITKETPGSPIAQQNIETPVLTPIQTQQETHELMNEIISPNISDTQPNTRARRNLLTEQNKDVESRVQNPFEIGANVEISSQDDNTCHKWYPGNVLATYLVDGVEMVKVEYFVPSLDEKKRKRSVETRVSIDRIRPQPPPERSGAKKSYELMQDVEAFDNGAWCAGKVKVILFDGSCFVSLNNSKEQIYFHHSEMRKPRKWVDGVWEMTKKMEEEQTQSVNPSEGDGDKKGKAKAVACKKNEAAGPSEDGVGKMAKEMEVKQGKSVKPSQDDHAKKGKPHVGKKKKANAQPVDLLPFLQREEKRPIRPRNPPIPVTPEVILPIDPFVTPEFPRFSRLAHWMDLRGIYRVPFYINGKEIEKEFFQKMDDAENNLNKEHINVAFEMLNCKRVEQGAWFRNNNLPAACFVPVKFLEVVGYAYESVRKPHKKKKSYWRAV from the exons ATGAATGAGATCACGAAAGAGACACCTGGTTCTCCAATAGCTCAACAGAATATTGAGACTCCAGTCCTTACTCCAATTCAGACGCAGCAG GAGACTCACGAGCTTATGAATGAGATCATTTCACCAAACATTTCCGACACACAGCCAAATACCCGAGCTCGCAGAAATCTTTTAACAGAGCAAAATAAG GATGTAGAAAGCAGAGTTCAAAATCCCTTTGAGATCGGAGCAAATGTGGAGATTTCATCACAAGATGACAATACTTGTCATAAATGGTATCCAGGAAATGTGTTGGCAACATATTTGGTTGATGGGGTTGAGATGGTGAAAGTTGAGTACTTCGTCCCGTCTCTGGacgaaaagaagaggaaaaggagtgTTGAGACACGTGTATCAATTGACAGAATACGTCCTCAACCACCACCTGAGAGATCTGGAGCGAAGAAAAGTTATGAGCTAATGCAGGACGTGGAGGCGTTCGACAATGGTGCCTGGTGCGCTGGAAAAGTTAAAGTCATTTTGTTTGATGGCTCGTGTTTTGTCTCTTTGAACAATTCTAAAGAACAAATTTACTTCCACCATTCTGAGATgcgaaaaccaagaaaatgggtagatggtgtttgggagatgacaaaaaag ATGGAAGAAGAGCAGACGCAGAGTGTGAATCCAagtgaaggagatggtgataaaaag GGGAAGGCGAAGGCTGTCGCTTGTAAGAAAAATGAAGCAGCTGGTCCATCAGAAGATGGTGTTGGGAAAATGGCAAAAGag ATGGAAGTAAAGCAGGGTAAGAGTGTGAAACCAAGTCAAGACGATCATGCAAAAAag ggGAAGCCACATGttggtaagaagaagaaagcaaatgCTCAGCCAGTAGATTTGCTTCCTTTTCTACAGCGAGAAGAGAAGAGGCCAATACGACCTAGAAACCCTCCTATACCTGTAACACCTGAGGTAATCCTTCCAATTGATCCATTTGTGACACCTGAATTTCCTCGGTTTTCAAGGCTTGCACACTGGATGGATCTACGGGGCATATATCGTGT ACCGTTTTATATCAAtggaaaagaaattgaaaaagagttctttcaaaaaatggacgatgcagaaaacAATCTCAACAAAGAG CACATAAATGTTGCATTTGAAATGCTAAATTGTAAGAGGGTTGAGCAAGGTGCTTGGTTCCGCAACAACAATCTTCCAGCAGCATGCTTTGTACCAGTCAAATTcttagaagtggttgggtacgcTTATGAATCTGTCAGGAAgccacataagaaaaaaaaaagttattggaGGGCTGTGTAG